A stretch of the Chondrinema litorale genome encodes the following:
- a CDS encoding GH92 family glycosyl hydrolase, whose product MNKGIFFCVLFLIFSACDSGKKREKEENLSKYVNPFIGTDGHGHTYPGASLPFSMVQLSPDNGWEGWDWSSGYHYSKPQIVGFSHTHLSGTGIGDMLDILVMPTLRDVVNDTTGQGRGFMQSFLSTYSHANEQASPGYYSVKFDQSEIFAEMTSTKRAGLHSYTFPKGDSATVLIDLGWSVNDDEATDSYMYVENDSSTVVGYRFSKGWAKDQKVFFAAKFSKKFDRFNLVRNGILNRGTNEVNTKNCTGSFHFENTEKLPILLKVGISSVSEEAALNNLENEITNWDFEAIVQESKKMWNSELEKIYIRTPDIQVKTNFYTALYHLMQSPNLYSDADGKFRAVNNQIVKAEGYDKYYTFSLWDTFRAAHPLFTIFQQQKTDDFIESLLSFYENNPDSTLPEWALWGNETNTMIGYHSTPVIADAWLKGINDFNGLMALRAMKNTANSDAEGLPFYKEFKYIPADKQKESVSKTLEYAFDDWSIARMAENFSDTAAQRIFDERALYYKNVFDKGSNFMRPKLEDGTWKEKESLLGSAENNDYTEGNAWQYTWYVPHDIDGLINLMGGKDAFERKLDSLFTTSAPEELSKEISDMSGFIGQYVHGNEPSHHIAYLYNFIDKPEKTQEKVRQIMKEFYKPSPEGIIGNEDCGQMSAWYIFSALGFYPVNPVGGVYELGSPIVQYAEISLPEDKTFIIRALNQSDENVYVQSVTLNGKKVEGHSITHEQIMEGGELIFEMTNRIIKSTQTSSR is encoded by the coding sequence ATGAATAAGGGTATTTTTTTTTGTGTGCTATTCCTGATATTCTCTGCGTGTGATTCAGGAAAGAAGAGAGAAAAAGAGGAGAATTTAAGCAAATATGTAAATCCATTTATTGGTACAGATGGCCACGGACATACTTATCCGGGAGCATCTTTGCCTTTTTCCATGGTGCAATTAAGTCCAGATAATGGATGGGAAGGTTGGGATTGGAGTTCTGGTTACCATTATTCTAAACCTCAAATAGTTGGCTTTAGTCATACGCATTTAAGTGGTACTGGTATTGGAGACATGCTCGATATTTTGGTAATGCCAACTTTAAGAGATGTTGTAAACGATACAACCGGTCAAGGTAGAGGTTTTATGCAAAGCTTTTTATCTACCTACTCCCATGCAAATGAACAAGCATCACCTGGTTATTACTCTGTAAAGTTTGACCAATCAGAAATATTTGCTGAAATGACCAGTACCAAAAGAGCTGGTTTACATAGCTATACTTTTCCGAAAGGCGACTCTGCTACTGTACTTATAGATCTTGGTTGGTCTGTAAATGATGATGAAGCTACAGATTCATACATGTATGTTGAAAATGATTCATCTACGGTAGTTGGCTATAGATTCTCTAAAGGTTGGGCAAAAGATCAAAAGGTATTTTTTGCAGCAAAGTTTTCGAAAAAATTCGATCGATTTAACCTTGTTAGAAATGGCATTTTAAATAGAGGAACAAACGAAGTTAATACTAAAAATTGTACTGGTTCTTTTCATTTTGAAAATACCGAAAAATTACCCATTCTGCTAAAAGTGGGTATCTCGTCTGTAAGTGAGGAGGCTGCATTAAACAATTTAGAAAATGAGATCACGAATTGGGATTTTGAAGCTATAGTTCAAGAGTCAAAAAAAATGTGGAATTCGGAATTAGAAAAAATATATATCCGAACTCCCGACATTCAAGTAAAAACCAATTTTTATACAGCATTATATCATTTAATGCAATCTCCCAATTTATACAGCGATGCCGATGGTAAATTTAGAGCAGTTAACAATCAAATAGTAAAAGCAGAAGGCTACGATAAATATTATACTTTTTCACTTTGGGATACTTTTAGAGCAGCTCATCCCCTATTTACAATTTTTCAACAGCAAAAAACTGATGATTTTATAGAATCTTTGCTGAGTTTTTATGAAAACAATCCAGATTCTACACTACCTGAATGGGCACTATGGGGAAATGAAACCAATACCATGATTGGCTACCACTCTACCCCGGTAATTGCAGATGCTTGGTTAAAAGGAATTAATGATTTTAATGGTTTAATGGCATTAAGAGCCATGAAAAATACAGCCAACAGTGATGCAGAAGGATTACCATTTTATAAAGAGTTCAAATATATTCCTGCTGATAAACAAAAAGAATCGGTTTCTAAAACACTCGAATATGCTTTTGACGACTGGAGCATAGCCAGAATGGCCGAAAATTTTTCTGATACTGCCGCTCAAAGAATCTTTGATGAAAGAGCGCTGTATTATAAGAATGTATTTGATAAAGGAAGCAATTTTATGCGACCAAAGCTCGAAGATGGCACTTGGAAAGAGAAAGAATCTTTACTTGGTTCGGCAGAAAATAACGATTATACAGAAGGAAATGCATGGCAGTATACTTGGTATGTTCCGCATGATATAGATGGCTTAATAAACCTGATGGGTGGGAAGGATGCTTTTGAAAGAAAATTAGATTCACTTTTTACAACTTCAGCTCCAGAGGAGTTAAGTAAAGAAATCTCAGATATGTCTGGTTTTATAGGGCAATATGTGCATGGAAATGAGCCGAGCCACCATATAGCTTATTTGTATAACTTTATAGATAAACCTGAAAAGACACAAGAAAAAGTAAGACAGATTATGAAGGAGTTCTATAAACCATCTCCCGAAGGTATTATAGGAAATGAAGATTGTGGTCAAATGTCTGCTTGGTATATATTTAGTGCTTTAGGTTTTTATCCTGTTAATCCTGTAGGTGGGGTGTATGAGTTGGGTTCACCCATTGTTCAATATGCAGAAATTTCTTTACCAGAAGATAAAACCTTTATTATCAGAGCGCTAAATCAATCTGATGAAAACGTCTATGTCCAATCGGTAACACTAAATGGAAAGAAAGTAGAAGGTCATTCAATTACTCATGAGCAAATTATGGAAGGCGGAGAGCTAATTTTTGAAATGACGAATAGAATTATAAAATCAACCCAGACATCTTCTAGATAA
- a CDS encoding ATP-binding protein: MNNHHNEQYKIIKTNLDAIIQESPVPLILLDKKLNILYANQNASELYGYKMGMAGLSFYNLLSKKPKKEDPEFLFSLDEHKHLDENLIYVGVKYTEYQYENEQCYILQINDISEVKKHQHKIKDLIEQTHLLSATILKSQTELLNKESRLNSLLQSQNNFLIRIDPDGKYTFANYSFLSKFRFRESELLQKELFQIIYNEDRNICKEAINFCLNNPGKIKTVNLRIFLSQEHIAVIEWEFYGILGAGNKITEIQAVGRDITLNLNTQEKLQKTLALFTSVFNESSDALFIVDSENSTILDCNDRSVTLFDFESKEEIIGKSSNDFEVNLRSQLKSLKSTKDEEISKELLLKSNKNEHFWGLVVSKNIPYLNEKITLLKITDITDKKRKEEEISALLSKTLIYNQQLETNNNELNKLNTEMDNFVYRVSHDLRAPIASTMGLVDLAKEETNLQKIQQYLDLQNQSLGKLDAFIQDIMDYSRNNRQEVEKENINLKDLMTQQISQFYFGNVKEEISINNNISEDFNIISDHRRLSVIFGNVLSNAIRYSNTRKTDSYINIGAELTDEFIFVIVEDNGIGIAEEYLDEIFKMFFRVGDVGKNGSGLGLYIVKETLEKLKGSIDVTSTSGKGSTFTIKLPIN; this comes from the coding sequence ATGAATAATCACCATAATGAGCAATATAAAATTATTAAAACTAATCTAGATGCAATTATACAAGAATCGCCTGTCCCTTTAATTTTACTCGACAAGAAGCTAAATATCTTATATGCTAATCAAAATGCTAGTGAATTGTATGGTTATAAAATGGGAATGGCTGGTTTAAGTTTTTATAACTTACTAAGTAAAAAACCAAAAAAAGAAGACCCTGAGTTCCTTTTCTCTTTAGATGAGCACAAGCATTTAGATGAAAACCTTATTTATGTTGGCGTTAAATATACCGAGTATCAGTACGAAAATGAGCAGTGTTATATTCTTCAGATTAATGATATCTCTGAAGTAAAAAAACATCAGCATAAAATAAAAGACTTAATTGAGCAGACACATTTATTAAGTGCCACTATCTTAAAAAGTCAAACAGAACTTTTAAATAAAGAATCTAGATTAAATTCTCTTTTACAATCTCAAAATAACTTCTTAATCAGGATCGATCCTGATGGTAAATACACATTTGCCAACTATAGCTTTTTAAGTAAGTTTCGTTTCAGAGAATCTGAATTACTTCAAAAAGAATTGTTTCAGATAATTTACAACGAAGACAGAAATATCTGTAAAGAAGCGATAAACTTTTGCTTAAACAATCCTGGAAAAATAAAAACTGTAAATCTTAGAATATTCTTATCGCAAGAACATATTGCCGTAATTGAATGGGAGTTTTATGGAATTTTAGGAGCTGGCAATAAAATTACAGAAATTCAGGCTGTTGGAAGAGACATTACTCTTAATTTAAATACTCAAGAAAAACTGCAAAAAACATTAGCACTTTTTACTTCTGTTTTTAATGAGTCTAGTGATGCTTTGTTTATAGTAGATTCTGAAAATTCAACCATATTAGATTGTAATGACAGATCGGTAACCTTGTTTGATTTTGAAAGCAAAGAAGAGATAATTGGTAAATCAAGCAACGATTTTGAAGTGAATCTAAGAAGTCAATTAAAATCTTTAAAATCTACCAAGGACGAAGAAATTAGCAAAGAGCTATTGCTAAAATCGAATAAAAATGAGCATTTCTGGGGCTTGGTAGTTTCTAAAAACATTCCTTATCTCAATGAGAAAATCACGCTGTTAAAGATTACAGATATAACTGATAAAAAGAGAAAGGAAGAAGAAATTAGTGCACTTCTAAGTAAAACGCTTATATACAATCAACAACTTGAAACGAATAATAATGAGCTAAACAAGCTAAATACAGAAATGGATAATTTCGTGTATAGAGTTTCTCATGATTTAAGAGCACCAATTGCTTCTACTATGGGACTTGTTGATTTAGCAAAAGAAGAAACCAATCTGCAAAAAATACAGCAATACCTCGATCTTCAAAACCAAAGTTTGGGTAAACTGGATGCTTTTATCCAAGATATTATGGATTATTCCAGAAACAACAGACAAGAAGTTGAAAAAGAAAATATCAATCTAAAAGATTTAATGACCCAGCAAATCTCTCAGTTTTACTTTGGTAATGTAAAAGAAGAGATTAGTATTAATAATAATATCAGCGAAGATTTTAACATCATTTCTGACCACAGAAGACTCTCTGTCATTTTTGGAAATGTATTATCTAATGCAATCAGATACAGCAATACTCGTAAAACTGACTCATATATAAATATTGGTGCAGAATTAACCGATGAATTTATTTTTGTGATAGTTGAAGATAACGGTATTGGAATTGCGGAAGAATATCTCGACGAAATTTTTAAAATGTTTTTTAGAGTAGGTGATGTTGGTAAAAATGGTTCTGGTTTAGGACTTTACATAGTGAAAGAAACACTGGAGAAGCTAAAAGGCTCAATAGATGTAACTTCAACTTCTGGTAAAGGAAGTACTTTCACCATTAAACTACCCATAAACTAG